Genomic window (Streptomyces sp. NBC_01431):
GATGGTGGGCACGGCAAAGCTCTCGAACGCGGCACCGCGCTCCGGGTCGTAGCGGTCGACAGCCTTGACCAAGCCGAGCGCGGCGACCTGGCGAAGATCCTCCAAAGCCTCGCCCCGGTTGCGGAACCGACCGGCGAGCCGCTCGGACATGGGCAGCCAGGCATTGACGAGTTCCTGGCGCAGAGCATCTCGTTCGGGCCCCTCGGGGAGGGTCGCCAGCCGTGCGAAGGCGGCTGCGGTCTTGGGTGCGTCGTCGTGCGGATGCTTGTGCTTCGCCGTGGTGTTGGTACGCATATGCGGTCCAGCTCCCTGAAACGGTGCGGCGGATGGTTGTCACCGCGGAAGCACCGACCGGGCAGCGGAGCACGCCCGGAGCGGACAGCCGCTCCCACGGACGTGCCTCCGGTCCGAAGCACGAGATGCGCCTGCCCGGGGCCCCCGGGGGCAAACGTGCCGATCGAGGAATCTGGCTGGAAAGTGTGTTTCCCCGCCTCGGGTTCCGGTACCCGGTGGCTCGGGGAACGGCCCTGGCGGGGGCGGCTCGCCCGGTTCTCTGTCCGTACGGGCCCTCAAGTACGGGGCGTACGGCCGTGGCTCGTTTCGTGGGGGGAGTGCTGACTGCGGATCCCCGCCGCGCGCATCACCGTCGAAGGCGTCGGCGGTCTCCGCGCCGGGCGCCGCCGTGGGCGGACTACGCGCGCCAAGTGCCCGGTTGGGCGGGGTGGCGGCGGGTACCCGCCGCGCATGACCCACTCTGCTTGGTACAACCGGCTCGGCGCCCGCGACCGGGCGCTCTTCGACTTCGCGGCCGCCAGACACTGGCCGGCCGCCGAGGCGGTGCTGCCGCGGCTGAGCCGGGCCGCGAATCACGGCACGCTCTGGTTCGGGGCGGCGACCGCGATGGCCGCGACCCGCTCACCGCGCGCCCGCCGGGCCGCCGTGCGCGGCGTCGCCTCACTGGCGCTGGCGTCCCTGACGGTGAACACGGTGGCCAAACGGACGGTGCGCCGGACCCGCCCGCTTCTCGACGCGGTGCCGCTGGTGCGCCAGTTGGAGCGCCGGCCGATAACCACTTCCTTCCCCTCGGGCCATGCCGCGTCGGCCGCGGCCTTCGTGGCCGGGGTCGCCCTGGAGTCCCGGGCCTGGGGCGCGGCGCTCGCCCCGGTCGGCTTCTCGGTGGCGGCCTCCCGTGTGTACACGGGAGTGCACTACCCGGGAGATGTCGTGGCGGGCGCGGCGCTGGGCGTGGGCGCCGCTCTGGCCGTACGCGGCCTCGTGCCGACCCGGACCCAACTCCCGCCGCCGGGCCGCCCGCACGCCGAGGCACCCGCACTGCCACACGGCCGGGACCTGGTGGTCGTGGCCAACCGGTCGTCCGGCACCGCCCTGGCCAAGGCCGCGCTCGTGCGCGACGCCCTGCCGCTGGCCGAGGTGATCGAGTGCGATCCGGACGATGTGCGGCCCACGCTGGAGAAGGCGGCCCGCCGTGGACAGGCGCTCGGGGTGTGCGGCGGCGACGGCACCGTCAACCAGGCCGCGGTGGTCGCCGCGCGCCTCGGTGTGCCGCTCGCCGTGTTTCCCGGCGGCACCCTGAACCACTTCGCCCTGGACCTCGGCATCGAGGAGGTCCAGGACACCTGCCGTGCGCTGGCGTCGGGCGACGCTGTGAAGGTGGACCTCGGCCGGTTCACGCCCGGCCCGGACGGCGCGGACGCGGGCTACTTCCTCAACACGTTCAGCCTGGGTGTCTATCCGGAGCTGGTGCGCGAACGAGAGCGGTGGTCGCCGCGGATCGGCGGCTGGGCCGCGGGCATCGTGGGCTCGCTCGAAGTGCTGCGCGGGGAACGGCCGTTGCGGGGGGACCCGAAGGGCGACAGGCCCGATCTGTGGCTCCTGTTCGCGGGCAACTGCGTCTACCAGCGCCTCGGCCCGGCCCCGGCCCGCCGCTTCGACTTGGCGGACGGCCTCCTGGACGTGCGCACGGTGCGCGGCGGACGGCTGCCCGGCCTCCGGCTGCTGGCCGCGGCCCTGGCTGGCCCGCTGAGCCGCTCCCCCGTCCATGCCTCGCGCCGGATGCGCCGACTGAGGGTCGCAGGTCTCGCGCCGGGCACCTCGCTGGCGTACGACGGTGAAGTGGCTTTGGCGCCCGAGGAGTTGACCCTCGACAAGCTTCCGGAAGCCCTTGTCGTCTACCGTCCGCCGGTCCGGCCCTGAGCCGTGTTCCGGGCCGGCGGAATTGCCCCGTGGCCCGGACCGCGTCAATTCATTGCTTAGCACGCCCATTCGGGGGCACTCGGATTCCAGGAGGTACACATCATGGTCCCGATTCTGCTGGTTCTGCTTCTCGCTCTTCTTCTGTTCGGCCTCGGCTTCGCGGTCAAGGTTCTCTGGTGGATCGCGATTCTGGTGCTCATTGTGTGGCTGCTCGGATTCCTGGTGCGGTCCACCACGGCGTCCGGCCGGTCGCGCTGGTACCGGTGGTAGCCACCGGCTAGTGTCTCGTGATCCCGTTTGTGTCACTTGGAGTTGTTTGCGACGAGCTTCTTGATGCTGGTCTGGACGAGTCGGACCTTCGTGAGGATCTCGTCGGTGGTTGCGGTCCAAGTGAAGGGTTTGGCCTCGGAGTTCCAGGAGTCGATGTAGTCGCGGATCTGCTTGATCAGGACGTTCACGCTGGAGAATGTGCCGCGGCGGATCGACTGGCGGGTCAGGATTCCGAACCAGGTCTCGATCTGGTTGATCCAGGAAGAGCCGACGGGGGTGAAGTGGAAGTGGACGTGCTGATTGTTGGTCAGCCATGCCTTCACCTCCGGCGTGGTGTGCGTGGAGAGGTTGTCCAGGACGACATGAATCTCCTTGTCCGCATGCGGTTTCACCACCTTCTTGAGGAAGGCCAGGAAGTTCACGGCGTTCCGGCTCGGCCTGCACTCGCCGGTCACTTCGCCCGTGGCGACGTTGAGTGCGGCGAACAGGTTCGTGGTGCCGTGCCGGACATAGTCGTGGGTGCGCTTCTCGGTGGCTGCGAAGGTCACCGGCAGCACCGGCTGGGTCCGGTCCAGCGCCTGGATCTGCGTCTTCTCATCCACCGAGAGCACCACCGCGCCACCGGGCGGAGCCAGGTAGAGGCCGACGACATCAGCGACCTTGTCCGCGAACGCGGGATCCTTCGAAATCTTGAAGGTGCCCTTGCGATGCGGTTTGAGGTTCTCCTCGCGCCAGACCTTTGCGATGTAGTGCCAGGACACGGTGACGTTCTCGGTCCGCTTCAGATACTTCGCCAACTCCCGCGTCGACCAATGCGAAAGACCGGTGCCGACCGGCGGCGTCATGCGCGTCAATGCGATCACCCGCGCCCGGACCCGCGTCGGCACCTGCTCGCGCGCCCCGCCCGGACAGTCGCCCTCCAGGCCGGCGAGCCCGCGCTCGGCGTAACGGGTCCTCCAGCGATCCACGGTCGGCAATGACACCCCGAGCAGTTCGGCAATGTCCTTGCGCCGGCGCCCCTCACCGGACCACAGCACGATCCGGGCCCGGGTGGCCACATCGGCGGGCACGTCCCGACTGTTCGCCAACTCCCGCAACTCGGCGGCCTGTTCCACGGAAAGCTCCATGCCAGGAGCAACGAGCCACACAAGATCAAGTAATGCCGACGGAATCACGAGACACTAGTCGCTCTCTGAATTCCCTCGCGGCAGCAGGGGGCCGAGCGGGCCGAGGTCGATGTTGAGATCTTCCGGGCGCAGCCCGAACTTCGACCTCAGCTCGCTCATCCTGCTGTCCAGGAGCATCAGCGTGAGCCCGATCCGCTCTTCCTGGTCCTCGCTGAGCTCGCCGGTCTCGACGCGGCGCAGCGCCTGGCGTTCCATGAGCTGCCGCAGCAGTTCCACCACCGTCAGGACGAGCCGGGCGAGATCGCGTTCGACCGTGTCGGGGTCGAGTTCCACCCGGCGGCGCGGCGCGGCGGTTCCGTTGGCGCGCGGACGACTCGTCGTCATGTCAGCTCCTCGAAGGCTTCGGGCTTCCCGGATCGCTCGCGGACCGCGAACGCCTCGAACTCCCCGCCGTCCTCGAACTCTTCAAAGGGGGAAGGGACTTGGGAGCTGACCGAGCTCACGAGCGCGTTCAGGTCGATGCGTACGAGGTCCACGTCCGCGATCCGCAGCGTGAGGTCGCCGGTGATGACCACGCCGCCGGCGAGCAGCCGGTCGAGCAGGTCGACCAGGGCGATCTCGCGCTGCGCGAGGGCTCCGGTGCTGTCGTTCACGCCGTCTCCTCCTGGCCGCCGTCCGGCCCGGCAAAGGAGTACGGCGCCCAGGGCCCGGTCAGTTCCACCCGTACGCCCTCGACCCGCGGAATGCCGTCCCGCACCGCCGCGACGAACTCCTCACTCCGTCCACGCGGCACCAGGTAGGCCGCGTTGAGCACGTTCTCGCCGGGTTCGCCGGACAGCCGCGCGCTCTGCGGCCGGTGCAGCCGTCCGGCCTCGGCGCGCTCGCAGAGCTCCGCGTGCAGGGCGCGCGAGAGCAGCCCGGCCCGCCGCCAGACGTCGTCGCGGGACTGCCGCTGGCCGAGCCTGCGGCGCAGGTAGTCCCGGCCGGTGACGGCCTGCGGCTGGGGAGCCGGGTCGGGCGGCCCGGCCTGCGCGTACACCTTGACGCCCCACTCGATGCGACCGTCGAGGCGCTCGATGGCCGCCGTGAAGCGGGCGTGCCCGGAGTCGAGCAGCCGCCGCACGCCGTCCTTGTCCCGGCAGACGGTGGCGAGCCGGAGCGGCACGGGGCAGGTGATCGTGGCGAGCGCCGCGACGACCGTCTCGTGGGTGCGCGCGCTCGCGGCGAGCCAGTCCATGTCCTCCAGGTGGGCACGGAGCGGGATGGCGTTGAAGTCCTCGGCCGGGACACGGCTCACCGCGGCACACAGGCCGCGGTGCTCGATCAGTTCGGGCGGCTCCCCGTCGAAGCCCCGCACCCCTTCGGGGAGTCCTCGGTCCAGGGGTCGCGTCACGGCGTACACGTACAGCAGCTCGTCCCGCGGGTCATGCTCGTCAGTCATCGAAATGCGCCTTCTTTTCTTCCGTCCCGCTCGCCGTGGCTCCGGCGCCCCGCGCCGATTCCAGTTCGGCGATCCTTTCTTTCAACTCCGCGTTTTCCCTGGCGATTTCGCGGCGCCGGGCGCCACTGGAGAGCGCCGGGTCGTCCTCCCACCAGTCGATGCCCATTTCCTTCGCCTTGTCGATGGAGGCGACGATGAGCCGCAATTTGATGGTGAGGAGTTCGATGTCGAGGAGGTTGATGCGAATGTCCCCGGCTATGACGATTCCCTTGTCCAGGACGCGTTCGAGAATGTCGGCGAGGTTGGCGCCGGACCCCTCGGAGGGGTAGGCGTCGGGGAATCGTGCCGGGGTGCTCATCAACGGCTCCGGGGGTCGGATGCGGTACGGGTCTGGTGTTCCAGCCGGTCCAGGAGCAGGTCCTCGCGGCGGTCGAACTCCGCTTCGTCTATCTGACTGTCCGTCAGTTGCTGGTCCAGGGCGGCGAGTTCACGGCGTACGGTCGCGGGGTCGTAGTACTGGCGCTCGGCCTCCGCGGTCACCTGGGCGAGCACCCAGAAGGTGCCGCGCACGGGCGCCGCGGGAAGCAGCAGGAGTTCTTTCAGAAGACCCATGCTGATCACTCCGTGAAGCTGTAGGGAGGCAGCGGGCCGTGCACCTGGACGACCAGGTGCGGCGCGCGGGCGCGCAGGGCGTCCACGGCGGCGATGAAATCGGCCGTGTCCTCGCGCGGCACGAGGAAGGACAGGTTGGCCAGCCAGCCGGTGGACTGCGGCCCGGGGCACCGGGTCTCGGCCGCGCCGTCCAGTGCGCGTTGCACCAGGGCCGCGTCCGCCGCCTCGCGCCGCCGCACGGCGGCGGCGATGCGCTCGCCGAGCCTCAGCTTCTGCTCGTAGGTGCCCCCGCCGGCCTTCCGGTTCGCCTCGCTCATGGCGCGCAACTCGGGGTACTCGGACAGGACTTGGTGCAGGACGGCCTGTTCGTCGTGGGTGGCCTTCACGTTGTACTCGACCTTGCCGTCGAGCGCTTCGAGCCGCGCCAGGTAGCGCTGCTCGTGTTCGGCCAGGACGGCGCGTACGGCGTCGTCGTCGGGCGAGACGCCGCCGAACCGCATGGGCAGCACGGCGCCCCCCGCGCCCGCCTCGGCGAGCACGCTCTGGTGGGCTAGCAGGTCGCGGCGCTTGGGCCTGAGTTCCTGGGGCGCGTCGCTCACCAGGGCCACCAGGTCGCCCTGTTCGACCGTGCGGACGGGGCACGGCGGGTCACCGATACCGGCCATGCGTCCCGGCAGCCGGTCGTGGGTGCGGCGGGCGATTGCGTAGACGTACGTGGTCATCGCTGCTCCTCCTTCCGGCGCGGGGAGGCGCGCCGGGTGCGCGGCTCGGACTGGGGCACCCGGCGCGCCTCACGGGCCTGCCTGTTTCCCGCAGGTCTCGCGGAAGGCGTCGCCGGGCGGTCGTCACGGTTTGCGGTCGGCCCGGCCCCGCTCGTACCTGTGCAGCCGCCGGTAGCCGGTGAGTTCGCCCCGCGGGTCGAGTTCGACCTCGTACGAGGCGAGCAGGCTCATCGTGTCGGGGACCCGGGCGAGTTCGAGGACCTC
Coding sequences:
- a CDS encoding bifunctional phosphatase PAP2/diacylglycerol kinase family protein; its protein translation is MTHSAWYNRLGARDRALFDFAAARHWPAAEAVLPRLSRAANHGTLWFGAATAMAATRSPRARRAAVRGVASLALASLTVNTVAKRTVRRTRPLLDAVPLVRQLERRPITTSFPSGHAASAAAFVAGVALESRAWGAALAPVGFSVAASRVYTGVHYPGDVVAGAALGVGAALAVRGLVPTRTQLPPPGRPHAEAPALPHGRDLVVVANRSSGTALAKAALVRDALPLAEVIECDPDDVRPTLEKAARRGQALGVCGGDGTVNQAAVVAARLGVPLAVFPGGTLNHFALDLGIEEVQDTCRALASGDAVKVDLGRFTPGPDGADAGYFLNTFSLGVYPELVRERERWSPRIGGWAAGIVGSLEVLRGERPLRGDPKGDRPDLWLLFAGNCVYQRLGPAPARRFDLADGLLDVRTVRGGRLPGLRLLAAALAGPLSRSPVHASRRMRRLRVAGLAPGTSLAYDGEVALAPEELTLDKLPEALVVYRPPVRP
- a CDS encoding hydrophobic protein yields the protein MVPILLVLLLALLLFGLGFAVKVLWWIAILVLIVWLLGFLVRSTTASGRSRWYRW
- a CDS encoding IS630 family transposase, producing MELSVEQAAELRELANSRDVPADVATRARIVLWSGEGRRRKDIAELLGVSLPTVDRWRTRYAERGLAGLEGDCPGGAREQVPTRVRARVIALTRMTPPVGTGLSHWSTRELAKYLKRTENVTVSWHYIAKVWREENLKPHRKGTFKISKDPAFADKVADVVGLYLAPPGGAVVLSVDEKTQIQALDRTQPVLPVTFAATEKRTHDYVRHGTTNLFAALNVATGEVTGECRPSRNAVNFLAFLKKVVKPHADKEIHVVLDNLSTHTTPEVKAWLTNNQHVHFHFTPVGSSWINQIETWFGILTRQSIRRGTFSSVNVLIKQIRDYIDSWNSEAKPFTWTATTDEILTKVRLVQTSIKKLVANNSK
- a CDS encoding gas vesicle protein K is translated as MTTSRPRANGTAAPRRRVELDPDTVERDLARLVLTVVELLRQLMERQALRRVETGELSEDQEERIGLTLMLLDSRMSELRSKFGLRPEDLNIDLGPLGPLLPRGNSESD
- a CDS encoding GvpL/GvpF family gas vesicle protein, whose product is MTDEHDPRDELLYVYAVTRPLDRGLPEGVRGFDGEPPELIEHRGLCAAVSRVPAEDFNAIPLRAHLEDMDWLAASARTHETVVAALATITCPVPLRLATVCRDKDGVRRLLDSGHARFTAAIERLDGRIEWGVKVYAQAGPPDPAPQPQAVTGRDYLRRRLGQRQSRDDVWRRAGLLSRALHAELCERAEAGRLHRPQSARLSGEPGENVLNAAYLVPRGRSEEFVAAVRDGIPRVEGVRVELTGPWAPYSFAGPDGGQEETA
- a CDS encoding gas vesicle protein; this encodes MSTPARFPDAYPSEGSGANLADILERVLDKGIVIAGDIRINLLDIELLTIKLRLIVASIDKAKEMGIDWWEDDPALSSGARRREIARENAELKERIAELESARGAGATASGTEEKKAHFDD
- a CDS encoding gas vesicle protein GvpG — encoded protein: MGLLKELLLLPAAPVRGTFWVLAQVTAEAERQYYDPATVRRELAALDQQLTDSQIDEAEFDRREDLLLDRLEHQTRTASDPRSR
- a CDS encoding GvpL/GvpF family gas vesicle protein gives rise to the protein MTTYVYAIARRTHDRLPGRMAGIGDPPCPVRTVEQGDLVALVSDAPQELRPKRRDLLAHQSVLAEAGAGGAVLPMRFGGVSPDDDAVRAVLAEHEQRYLARLEALDGKVEYNVKATHDEQAVLHQVLSEYPELRAMSEANRKAGGGTYEQKLRLGERIAAAVRRREAADAALVQRALDGAAETRCPGPQSTGWLANLSFLVPREDTADFIAAVDALRARAPHLVVQVHGPLPPYSFTE